The following proteins are encoded in a genomic region of Sesamum indicum cultivar Zhongzhi No. 13 linkage group LG8, S_indicum_v1.0, whole genome shotgun sequence:
- the LOC105168677 gene encoding cytochrome P450 78A5-like: MEFWLILVLIPCFTLVSLIHQIACSLNLLLLSSYLFLSLFLNLCLIPGGFAWKNSHQNPRNPLKGPRFSWPFLGFLPQMGPLAHRKLASMASSLRATRLMAVSLGSTRVVISSHPETAKEILCGTAFSNRPIRESTRLLMFDCAIGFAPSGNYWRHLRRIASTHMFSPKRVSGLEGFRQSVANSMIEEVRRAMVERGVVELRGILQKGSLDNVLESVFGGSDLGFGGELGLMVKEGYELIGEFNWGDYFPLGFLDFSGVKRKCHKLGARVKDLVNKIIQERRKMGDFKVRNDFLSVLLSLPEEEQLSDADMVAVLWEMVFRGVDNVVVLLEWIMARMVLHQDVQAKVQREIDTNIGDQDKYIQDSDIVNLPYLQSVVKEALRLHPPGPLLSWARLAIHDVHLDKCFIPAGTTAMVNMWAIAHDPSIWADPWAFRPERFMEQDFSIMGSDMRLAPFGSGRRACPGKALGLATVHLWLARVLQEFKWLPSQPVDLGENLKLSLEMKKPLLCYAVAR, translated from the exons atggaaTTTTGGCTAATTCTTGTCTTGATCCCATGTTTCACATTAGTATCATTAATCCACCAAATTGCATGCTCTCTCAACCTTTTGCTACTCTCCTCCTACCTCTTTCTCTCCCTCTTCCTAAACCTATGCTTAATACCAGGTGGTTTTGCATGGAAGAACTCTCACCAAAACCCTAGAAACCCCTTGAAAGGCCCTAGATTTTCTTGGCCTTTTCTAGGGTTTTTACCCCAAATGGGGCCTCTTGCTCATAGAAAACTAGCATCCATGGCTTCTTCATTGCGGGCTACGCGCCTCATGGCCGTTAGCCTTGGCTCTACTCGCGTGGTCATCAGTAGCCACCCTGAGACTGCCAAAGAAATTCTCTGCGGAACTGCATTTTCTAATCGCCCCATAAGAGAATCGACACGTTTACTCATGTTTGATTGCGCCATTGGATTTGCCCCGTCTGGGAATTACTGGCGCCACCTCCGTAGAATAGCTTCAACTCACATGTTTTCGCCTAAGCGTGTATCTGGGCTCGAGGGTTTCAGGCAATCCGTGGCGAATAGCATGATAGAGGAAGTGCGTAGGGCGATGGTGGAGAGAGGGGTTGTGGAGTTGAGAGGGATTTTGCAAAAGGGTTCTTTGGATAATGTGTTGGAGAGTGTGTTTGGGGGTAGTGATTTAGGTTTTGGGGGCGAGTTAGGTTTGATGGTGAAAGAAGGGTATGAGTTGATCGGAGAGTTCAACTGGGGTGATTACTTTCCATTAGGGTTTTTGGACTTTAGTGGGGTGAAGAGAAAGTGTCATAAGTTAGGAGCTAGGGTTAAGGATCTTGTGAATAAGATTatacaagaaagaagaaagatggggGATTTTAAGGTTAGGAATGATTTCCTTAGTGTTTTGTTGTCCTTGCCTGAAGAAGAGCAACTTAGTGATGCAGACATGGTGGCTGTCCTATGG GAGATGGTATTTAGAGGAGTTGATAATGTTGTAGTTCTTCTTGAATGGATTATGGCTCGAATGGTCCTACATCAAGATGTTCAAGCAAAGGTGCAACGTGAAATTGACACGAATATTGGTGATCAAGATAAGTACATTCAAGATTCAGATATAGTAAATCTGCCCTACCTTCAATCCGTCGTAAAAGAGGCATTAAGACTACATCCTCCGGGCCCACTGCTCTCATGGGCTCGTCTGGCAATCCACGATGTCCACTTAGACAAATGTTTTATCCCAGCTGGCACGACAGCTATGGTAAATATGTGGGCCATAGCTCATGATCCATCAATATGGGCCGATCCATGGGCTTTTAGGCCCGAACGGTTCATGGAACAAGACTTTTCTATTATGGGCTCGGATATGAGGCTTGCTCCTTTTGGGTCGGGCCGTCGGGCCTGTCCTGGGAAGGCCCTCGGACTCGCCACGGTTCACCTATGGCTTGCTAGAGTTCTCCAAGAGTTCAAATGGCTTCCATCCCAACCGGTTGATCTTGGAGAAAATTTAAAGCTTTCTCTTGAAATGAAGAAACCATTATTATGTTATGCAGTTGCTAGATAg